The proteins below are encoded in one region of Rhizobacter sp.:
- a CDS encoding phosphatidate cytidylyltransferase — protein MKEVGHWLQSLTISQQIGLLFVLIFGVLSLATAAAFMKSLQATPEKQDATDAMWWDLRALWIGTVLFWISWATGAVVSTLLFAIISFLALREFITLTHTRRGDHRALLMAFFFVLPVQYWLAGGRYFDLFSVFIPVYAFAALPILAVFGNDATRFLERTAKIQWGTMVCVYGMSHAPALLLLEFPNYEDRGAFLVLYLVVVVVTAQIAQHAVKRRIRTLPAARHISRSFSWRAWALGALAAGLVGGLLFWITPFKAPQAIFIGFVAGGCGTLGELVMQALKRDAGVRHWGGRATVTGAVGLLDRVAPLCFAAPVFFHSLRWYFGA, from the coding sequence ATGAAAGAAGTCGGCCACTGGCTGCAAAGCCTCACCATCTCGCAGCAGATCGGGCTGTTGTTCGTGCTGATCTTCGGCGTGCTGTCGCTGGCCACGGCGGCCGCGTTCATGAAGTCGCTGCAGGCCACGCCCGAGAAGCAGGACGCCACCGACGCCATGTGGTGGGACCTGCGCGCCCTGTGGATCGGCACCGTCCTCTTCTGGATCTCGTGGGCGACCGGCGCCGTCGTCTCGACGCTGCTGTTCGCGATCATCTCGTTCCTGGCGCTACGCGAGTTCATCACCCTCACCCACACCCGCCGCGGCGACCACCGCGCGCTGCTGATGGCCTTCTTCTTCGTGCTGCCGGTGCAGTATTGGCTGGCGGGCGGTCGCTACTTCGATCTCTTCAGCGTCTTCATCCCGGTCTATGCGTTCGCGGCGCTGCCCATCCTCGCGGTGTTCGGCAACGATGCGACGCGCTTTCTCGAGCGCACCGCCAAGATCCAGTGGGGCACGATGGTGTGCGTGTACGGCATGAGCCACGCGCCGGCCCTGCTGCTGCTCGAGTTCCCGAACTACGAAGACCGCGGCGCGTTCCTGGTGCTCTACCTGGTGGTGGTGGTGGTCACGGCGCAGATCGCGCAGCACGCCGTCAAGCGCCGCATCCGCACGCTGCCGGCCGCGCGCCACATCAGCCGCAGCTTCTCGTGGCGTGCGTGGGCGCTGGGCGCACTGGCCGCGGGGCTGGTGGGTGGGCTGCTGTTCTGGATCACGCCCTTCAAGGCGCCGCAGGCCATCTTCATCGGCTTCGTGGCCGGGGGCTGCGGCACGCTCGGCGAGCTGGTGATGCAGGCGCTCAAGCGCGATGCAGGCGTGCGGCACTGGGGTGGCCGCGCCACGGTGACGGGTGCCGTCGGGCTGCTGGACCGTGTGGCACCTCTTTGTTTTGCGGCCCCGGTGTTCTTCCACTCCCTGCGCTGGTATTTCGGCGCATAA